GCATCGCGGCGTCCGACGAGCGCCTTGAGTGGCTCGACCGCCTGCTGTTCTTCGCCCGCTTCGTAGAGCAGCTCTCCGGCCCGCAAGAGCGACTCGGCGCCCAGCGGGCTTTGCGGGTAGTCCGCCGCCAGGCGTTTAAACTGTGCGGCAGCCTCAGACGGCGACGTCTCGCGGCGCATCCAGGCCAACTCGAACACTGCCTGATCGGCGTTCGCGTGTTGCGGGTAGTTCTTGAGGAGTGCCGTGAGCTCCGAGCGGGCGTCCTCCGTGCGGCCGGCGCCCAGCAGGCAGAGCGCCCGCAGGTAGCTAAGATCGGCCGGTGGCGCCTTGGCGGCATCGAGCAGCTTGAGCGCCTCGGCGTCCTGGTTCTGCTCGTGCAGCAGCCCCGCGAGCGTGAACCGGGCCTCGGCAACCGGGCCCTGCTGGTAGTCGGTGACCAACCGCCGCAGGGTCGCGATGCCGGCGGCCTTGCCGCCGGCCTGCATCTGGTTGTTGGCGAGGCTATAGAGAGCGTAAGGGGCGAGCTCGTGCCTCCCGTGATTCTGCGCCACCGCGGCGAAGTCTCGGTTCGCGGCGTCAAGCTGACCCGCGGCCGTGAGCAACTCGCCGCGTTGGTAGAGGGCCTGCGCAACGCGGGCGTCGTCCGTGGACTGCTCGATTAGACTGCCGAGCGCGGCGATGCTGGCCGAGGCGTCGCCCATCTGCTGGCGGGCCTCCGACAACAGCACCAGCGCGTCCGAGCGGCGGTCGGGCGGCAGCGTCGGCAATCGAGCCGCGAGCATCTCAGCGAGCTGGTCCCACTGGCTGTCAGCCCGCAGCAGCGACGCCAACCGCAGCGTCCAGTCGGCTGAGCGGTCGTCGTCGGGTTTGGCGGCGAGCAGCTGCTGGTAGTGCTTGATCGCGGCCGGCGTCTGGCCGAGCTGGGCGGCCGCCTCGGCCGCGACGAGCCTTGCCTCGGCCGCCCACTCGCTGCCCGCGTGCCGCTGCAGGAATTGCTCCGCCAGGCGGAGCGCCTGCTCGTGCTGCTTGAGCTGGATCGCCGTGTGCGCGGCCAGGTAGGCGGCGCGCTGGCCCGATTCGCCGCGGTCTCGCTGGGCGATTTGCTGGTAGAGCCTGAGCGCTTCGACGCGGCCGGTGGGCGATTCCGTCAAGGCGTCGGCGAGGGCGAAGCGGAGCGGCCCGGCGAACTCCTCCGCGGGGTTGGTCGCTAGCGCCTGGCGGGCGGGTTCAACCAACTGATCGGGCTTACCGGCCGCGGCGAGCGCTTGGACCAGCCAGTGGGCCGATTCGGCATTGCCGGCGGTGGGGTCGGAACGCCACAACGCGCCCAGCAAAAAAGCCGCATCCTCGCGCTGCCCGGCCAGCAGCAGACACTTGCCGGCGGCCAGCGTTGCGCCGGGGGCGAGGGGCGATTGGGGAAACTTGCGCGCCAGCTCCTGGTAGGCCTGGGCGGCGGCGGCGTGGTCGCCGGCGGAATACAGAGCGAACCCGCGCCGCTCCTGCGCGTGGTCGGCCGCCGCGTAACCGTCCACGGCGGCCGCCTGGGCGAAATCGTTAGCGGCGGCGGCGGGCTTGCCGGCCGCCAGGCGGGCCTCACCCCGCAAGGTGTGGGCCTCGCCGCCGGTCTGACCGACCGCGCCGGCTGCGATCAGGGTGTTGAGGGTCGCCTCGGCCTGGTCCGGCTGGCCCAGCTCTAGCTCGGCGGAAGCCAGGCCCAATCGGGCTGCAACGTGAAGCGGGGCTGCGGCATCGTCCGCCAGCGCTGCTCGGTAACTGTCTGCCGCACGATCGAACTGGCCGAGCGCGGTCATCGCTTCGCCGCGGTAGAACTGCGCGCCGCCTGCCTGCGTCGACTTCGGGAACTTGGCGAGCAGCTGGTCGAACGCCTCGACCGCCGAACCATAGGCGGCCGCGGCCTGCTGCTTGCTCGCAAGCGACGCGGCCTGATTGAAGCGGGCCAGCCCGAGGTTGGACCACGCGCCCTCGGCGACCGCGTCATCCTTGGCGTGCCGGGCGGCCTGCTCGAACGCCTGGACGGCCTTAGCGTACTCGCCCTGCTGGAACCGACAGACGCCCAGGTTGTACTCGGCCCGCGGCGCCAACGCGTCGGCAGGGAATTCTTTGAGGAGCGTCTGCCACTCCTTCGCCGCCAGGTCGTGCAACCCACGGTCCTGCAGCGCGGCCGCACTGGCGTACGCGCGGGCGGCCTCCGGAGAGGGCTTGGCCGGCTGCTGCGCTGGCGCGGATGCGGCCAGCATCAACCACGCCAGCCCGCAGGCGAGAACTCCTGCGGCCGTGGGGCGTTTGGCCGGGCGGGCTAGGGCCGGAGAGGGCGGGCGTGGGGGCAAGGATTCGCTGCTGGGGCGGTGCGGGGCGGGGACAACCGGCGTAGCCCCTATTATTCTCCCCTTCGCAGGGCTGGTCCAAGGGCGCAGGGGCCGAAAAAGGCGCGAACAGAGGCCGGCGGTGGCAACCTTTACCTGTCAGGGGCCTTCCGCCGGTCCGCGCGGCGCCACGACTCCGGCTCCGCGGCGGACACAACCTTTGCTTGACACAGACTTTACGGCGCGTTGCAATGAAAGTCTGGAGTGGCGTCAGGGGCTCTCATGCCACCCACCGGACAGTGGAGCGCAACGTGTATCTTCTTATCCGCGGCGATCAGCCGCATCGGAGCTTCGTGCCCGCGCCCAGCCTGTGCTGGCGCCGCGGCTTTACCCTGG
This genomic interval from Posidoniimonas corsicana contains the following:
- a CDS encoding tetratricopeptide repeat protein produces the protein MLAASAPAQQPAKPSPEAARAYASAAALQDRGLHDLAAKEWQTLLKEFPADALAPRAEYNLGVCRFQQGEYAKAVQAFEQAARHAKDDAVAEGAWSNLGLARFNQAASLASKQQAAAAYGSAVEAFDQLLAKFPKSTQAGGAQFYRGEAMTALGQFDRAADSYRAALADDAAAPLHVAARLGLASAELELGQPDQAEATLNTLIAAGAVGQTGGEAHTLRGEARLAAGKPAAAANDFAQAAAVDGYAAADHAQERRGFALYSAGDHAAAAQAYQELARKFPQSPLAPGATLAAGKCLLLAGQREDAAFLLGALWRSDPTAGNAESAHWLVQALAAAGKPDQLVEPARQALATNPAEEFAGPLRFALADALTESPTGRVEALRLYQQIAQRDRGESGQRAAYLAAHTAIQLKQHEQALRLAEQFLQRHAGSEWAAEARLVAAEAAAQLGQTPAAIKHYQQLLAAKPDDDRSADWTLRLASLLRADSQWDQLAEMLAARLPTLPPDRRSDALVLLSEARQQMGDASASIAALGSLIEQSTDDARVAQALYQRGELLTAAGQLDAANRDFAAVAQNHGRHELAPYALYSLANNQMQAGGKAAGIATLRRLVTDYQQGPVAEARFTLAGLLHEQNQDAEALKLLDAAKAPPADLSYLRALCLLGAGRTEDARSELTALLKNYPQHANADQAVFELAWMRRETSPSEAAAQFKRLAADYPQSPLGAESLLRAGELLYEAGEEQQAVEPLKALVGRRDAQPALRAQANHLLGWVRFDSGDYAAAAQAFAAQLNDEPAGAVAATGAAMLGESHFAQQQHQPAIDAYARAIDPAPSDNQLAATAWLHAGQAAAQLGRWEDSLAWLDRAGQADQAGSQSDQIRYERAWALVNLNRTQEARPLFESLIQSKDGVLSARSQFMLGEMQFANKEHQAAVRTFFRVAYGYGGRDAPEEYHPWQAESLFEAGRCLEALGRKEPAQKLYVELLERFPDSAKARHARARLQQGVTR